The Juglans regia cultivar Chandler chromosome 2, Walnut 2.0, whole genome shotgun sequence genome includes a window with the following:
- the LOC108989921 gene encoding probable aquaporin TIP2-2 — protein sequence MVKLGFGSFGDSFSVGSLKAYLSEFIATLLFVFAGVGSAIAYSKLTSDAALEPSGLVAVALAHAFALFVGVSIAANISGGHLNPAVTFGLAIGGNITILTGIFYWISQCLGSIVACLLLQFVTNGESVPTHGVASGISAIEGVVMEIIITFALVYTVYATAADPKKGSIGIIAPIAIGFIVGANILAAGPFSGGSMNPARSFGPAVVSGDFSENWIYWVGPLIGGGLAGLVYGDIFIGCYTPVPASEDYA from the exons ATGGTGAAGTTAGGTTTTGGGAGCTTTGGTGATTCTTTCAGTGTTGGGTCTCTCAAAGCTTATTTGTCAGAGTTTATTGCCACCCTTCTTTTCGTTTTTGCAGGCGTCGGCTCCGCCATTGCTTACA GTAAGCTCACATCGGATGCAGCCTTGGAGCCCTCTGGCCTCGTAGCGGTGGCTCTGGCCCACGCCTTTGCACTTTTTGTTGGTGTGTCGATTGCAGCCAACATCTCCGGTGGCCATTTGAATCCAGCTGTTACGTTTGGATTGGCAATCGGAGGCAACATCACCATCCTAACTGGAATTTTCTACTGGATATCTCAATGCCTTGGTTCCATTGTTGCTTGCCTACTCCTGCAATTCGTCACTAATGGcgag AGCGTCCCAACACATGGAGTAGCCTCAGGAATAAGCGCAATCGAAGGAGTGGTGATGGAGATTATCATCACATTTGCACTCGTCTATACCGTCTATGCCACGGCTGCTGACCCCAAAAAGGGCTCCATCGGCATAATCGCACCGATTGCAATTGGGTTCATTGTTGGGGCAAACATCCTAGCTGCAGGTCCATTTTCTGGTGGCTCCATGAACCCAGCCCGATCTTTCGGCCCCGCCGTTGTCAGTGGAGACTTCTCCGAAAATTGGATCTATTGGGTCGGTCCACTTATTGGGGGAGGCTTAGCTGGGCTTGTTTATGGTGACATTTTTATTGGGTGCTATACTCCAGTCCCAGCCAGTGAAGACTATGCATAA